The Claveliimonas bilis genome window below encodes:
- the cobA gene encoding uroporphyrinogen-III C-methyltransferase — MKQRRQGKGVVYLVGAGPSDAELITVKGKRLLEEADVIVYDRLVGSSVLSYGNNEAEYIDVGKRSGFHPIPQEEINKILAAEAEKGGRIVRLKGGDPLVFGRGAEEAEYLNAQGIAFEIVPGITSAVSVPAYLGIPVTHRDMASSFHVVTAHKKDGSFPDISYDALVKGGGTLVFLMGVHTVKDVAEGLLKSSMPPETPAAVLERGTTARQRKIKGTIADIARKALEEKVQSPAIILVGQAAGEDQMEWYDKRPLAGKKFVVTRPREQKDKLSALLREKGAEVLEAPTIRIVPIEENPALDEALEKIVDYSWLVFTSPTGVQIFRDYLKKHSIDNRKLSHLKFAVIGQGTAEKMREWGFSPDLMPEVYDSRHLAEELALQVGKKEKILLPRARMGSRELTEILERAGIQTADIPLYDTCYESRPFVDLEKEFGEGISDYAVFTSASTVRGFVHAAPELDFGRVTALCIGEKTEEEARKAGMVTYTARRADVESLVLLAEEMEKQ, encoded by the coding sequence ATGAAGCAGAGAAGACAAGGAAAAGGAGTTGTCTATCTGGTAGGGGCCGGCCCCTCTGACGCCGAGCTGATCACTGTAAAAGGAAAACGCCTGCTGGAAGAGGCGGATGTTATTGTCTATGACCGGCTTGTGGGAAGCAGTGTCCTTTCATATGGAAATAATGAAGCGGAATATATAGATGTGGGAAAACGGTCGGGATTTCATCCGATCCCCCAGGAAGAGATCAATAAAATTCTTGCTGCAGAGGCAGAAAAAGGAGGGAGGATCGTGCGCCTTAAAGGAGGGGATCCCCTTGTATTCGGGAGAGGTGCAGAGGAGGCGGAATATTTAAACGCTCAGGGGATCGCATTTGAGATTGTCCCCGGAATCACTTCTGCTGTTTCTGTGCCGGCCTATCTTGGTATCCCTGTGACCCACCGGGATATGGCGTCATCCTTTCACGTTGTCACTGCCCACAAAAAGGACGGAAGTTTTCCGGATATTTCTTACGACGCCCTGGTAAAAGGAGGCGGAACTCTGGTATTCCTGATGGGGGTGCACACGGTAAAGGATGTGGCAGAAGGTTTGTTAAAGAGCAGTATGCCTCCAGAGACACCGGCTGCTGTCCTGGAGAGAGGGACAACGGCAAGGCAGCGGAAAATCAAAGGAACCATTGCAGACATTGCCCGGAAAGCATTGGAAGAGAAGGTACAGTCCCCAGCCATCATTCTTGTAGGGCAGGCTGCCGGAGAAGACCAAATGGAGTGGTATGACAAACGCCCGCTGGCAGGAAAGAAATTTGTGGTGACAAGGCCAAGAGAGCAAAAGGACAAGCTGTCAGCCCTCCTTAGGGAAAAGGGGGCGGAAGTCTTGGAAGCTCCTACAATCCGCATTGTCCCCATAGAAGAAAATCCTGCTTTGGATGAAGCGCTGGAGAAGATTGTAGATTATAGCTGGCTGGTATTTACCAGCCCTACAGGGGTACAGATTTTCAGAGACTATCTGAAAAAGCATTCGATAGACAACCGAAAGCTGTCTCATCTTAAATTTGCAGTGATAGGGCAGGGAACAGCGGAGAAAATGCGGGAGTGGGGATTTTCCCCGGATTTGATGCCCGAAGTATACGACAGCAGACATCTGGCGGAGGAATTGGCGCTGCAAGTGGGAAAGAAGGAAAAAATTCTTCTTCCCAGAGCCAGGATGGGAAGCCGGGAACTTACGGAAATCCTGGAGAGAGCAGGCATACAGACGGCGGACATACCGCTGTATGATACCTGTTATGAGTCCCGGCCCTTTGTTGATCTGGAAAAAGAGTTTGGAGAAGGGATCAGTGATTATGCTGTTTTTACCAGTGCTTCTACTGTCCGCGGATTTGTCCATGCCGCGCCGGAGCTGGATTTTGGCAGGGTGACGGCGCTTTGTATCGGAGAAAAGACAGAAGAAGAAGCAAGGAAAGCCGGGATGGTTACCTATACAGCTAGGAGGGCGGACGTAGAGTCCCTTGTTTTACTGGCAGAAGAAATGGAGAAGCAATGA
- the cobM gene encoding precorrin-4 C(11)-methyltransferase: MVYFVGAGPGDPDLITVKGKRKVDEADVIIYAGSLVNPQVMADRKKECQVFNSAYMTLEEVLDVMKKAEEEGKTTVRLHTGDPCLYGAIQEQMDALDALGISYEVCPGVSSFCGAAAALQLEYTLPSIAQSVVITRMAGRTPVPERESIRSFAQHQTTMVLFLSAGLLGQLSLELQAGGYPPDTPAVIVYKATWEEEKKVICTVDSLEEAAAREGIKKTALIIVGRILEKKNYERSKLYDPSFDTEYRKSKDGQKEMRKEH; the protein is encoded by the coding sequence ATGGTTTATTTTGTGGGCGCAGGCCCTGGGGATCCGGATCTTATTACAGTAAAGGGGAAACGGAAAGTAGATGAGGCGGATGTCATTATTTATGCCGGGTCTTTGGTAAATCCCCAGGTGATGGCAGACAGAAAAAAAGAGTGCCAGGTTTTCAACAGTGCTTATATGACACTGGAAGAAGTACTGGATGTTATGAAAAAAGCGGAAGAAGAAGGGAAGACGACGGTGCGGCTGCATACCGGGGATCCCTGCCTGTACGGAGCCATTCAGGAACAGATGGATGCGCTGGATGCGCTTGGCATTTCTTATGAAGTATGTCCCGGAGTCAGTTCATTTTGTGGAGCCGCAGCTGCCCTTCAGCTGGAATACACACTGCCGTCCATAGCCCAGAGTGTTGTTATCACAAGGATGGCGGGACGTACCCCTGTGCCGGAGAGGGAAAGTATCCGTTCTTTTGCACAGCATCAGACGACCATGGTATTGTTTTTAAGCGCCGGGCTTTTGGGGCAGCTGTCTTTAGAGCTGCAGGCAGGAGGGTATCCTCCGGACACACCGGCAGTCATTGTATACAAAGCTACCTGGGAAGAGGAAAAGAAAGTGATCTGCACCGTGGATTCTTTGGAAGAGGCAGCGGCAAGAGAGGGGATCAAAAAGACTGCCCTTATTATTGTGGGACGTATATTGGAAAAAAAGAATTATGAAAGATCCAAACTATATGATCCATCCTTCGACACCGAATATCGGAAGAGCAAAGACGGGCAGAAAGAAATGAGGAAAGAACATTGA
- a CDS encoding precorrin-2 dehydrogenase/sirohydrochlorin ferrochelatase family protein: MKKHFPLFISVEKKKVLVIGAGKVALRRISVLQDFGADITVIAKSVPGDQKERIECLHREGKINLMEREFRPADILTDYFMIIAASDDNDLNRNIVALGREKGILVNSASCREDCDFYFPAIAAKDNIVVGIAGDGSDHRAVADLAAKVRREL, from the coding sequence ATGAAAAAACATTTTCCGCTATTTATATCTGTAGAGAAGAAAAAGGTACTGGTTATCGGGGCAGGGAAAGTGGCTCTTCGCAGAATATCAGTCCTTCAGGATTTTGGAGCCGATATCACAGTCATTGCCAAAAGCGTCCCGGGTGATCAGAAAGAAAGAATCGAATGTCTGCACAGAGAGGGGAAAATAAACCTGATGGAGCGGGAATTTCGTCCTGCTGATATTCTTACAGACTATTTTATGATAATCGCTGCTTCGGATGACAATGACCTTAATCGTAACATCGTAGCTCTTGGCAGGGAGAAAGGAATTTTGGTAAATTCGGCGTCGTGCCGGGAGGACTGTGATTTTTATTTTCCGGCCATTGCAGCAAAGGACAACATTGTGGTTGGAATTGCAGGAGACGGATCGGATCATCGGGCAGTGGCTGACCTTGCAGCGAAAGTTCGCAGAGAATTATAG
- a CDS encoding aminopeptidase, with product MERNNAWLTYSAQDMEGLERINSSYKACLDEGKTERECVAVAHRMAQEKGFKDLKDVIRSGEPLKAGDKVYAVCMDKSILLFHIGRKPLQEGMNILGAHIDSPRIDVKQNPLYENEELAYLDTHYYGGIKKYQWVTLPLALHGVVVKKDGTTIPIRIGEKDDDPVFAITDLLVHLAGKQLEKKANIVIEGEKLDLLIGSRPEKADETEDADKEEKAAAKDAVKSQIMKLLKESYNIEEEDFFSAELEIVPAGRARDCGLDRSMIMAYGQDDRVCAFTSLFAMLDVENLEKTACCILVDKEEIGSVGATGMHSRFFENTVAEIVALTEGESELKVRRALQNSKMLSSDVSAAYDPMFAEVFEKRSSAFFAKGLVFNKFTGSRGKSGSNDANAEYLAQIRQAMDKRNVAYQFAELGKVDAGGGGTIAYIMANYGMEVIDSGVAVLCMHAPWEITSKADVYEAYKGYMAFIEEM from the coding sequence ATGGAAAGAAATAACGCATGGCTCACCTATTCCGCTCAGGATATGGAGGGGCTTGAAAGAATCAATTCTTCGTATAAAGCTTGTCTCGACGAGGGAAAGACCGAGCGGGAATGTGTGGCAGTAGCGCACCGTATGGCACAGGAAAAGGGATTTAAAGATCTGAAGGATGTGATCCGCAGTGGGGAACCGTTGAAAGCCGGGGACAAAGTGTATGCGGTATGCATGGATAAGAGCATTCTTTTATTTCATATAGGAAGAAAGCCCCTTCAGGAGGGTATGAATATTCTGGGTGCACACATTGACTCTCCGCGAATCGATGTGAAGCAGAATCCATTATATGAAAATGAAGAACTTGCCTACCTGGATACTCATTATTACGGCGGTATTAAAAAATACCAGTGGGTAACTCTTCCGCTGGCTCTCCACGGGGTTGTGGTAAAAAAGGATGGAACGACGATTCCTATCCGCATCGGGGAAAAGGACGATGATCCGGTGTTTGCCATCACAGATCTTCTGGTCCATCTGGCGGGAAAACAGTTGGAAAAGAAAGCTAACATCGTGATCGAAGGAGAAAAGCTGGATCTTTTGATCGGAAGCCGTCCGGAGAAGGCAGATGAGACAGAAGATGCAGATAAGGAAGAAAAAGCAGCTGCAAAGGATGCAGTAAAAAGCCAGATCATGAAGCTTCTCAAAGAAAGCTATAATATAGAAGAAGAGGACTTTTTCTCCGCAGAGCTTGAGATCGTTCCGGCTGGCAGAGCAAGAGACTGCGGCCTGGATCGCAGCATGATCATGGCCTATGGACAGGATGACAGAGTTTGTGCCTTTACTTCACTTTTTGCAATGTTGGATGTGGAGAACCTTGAAAAAACGGCATGCTGTATTCTTGTGGACAAAGAGGAAATTGGAAGTGTAGGCGCAACTGGAATGCATTCCCGGTTCTTTGAAAATACGGTGGCAGAGATTGTGGCTCTTACGGAAGGCGAGTCGGAGTTGAAAGTACGCCGTGCCCTGCAAAATTCAAAAATGCTCTCATCGGATGTCAGTGCAGCCTATGATCCTATGTTTGCGGAAGTGTTTGAAAAGAGAAGTTCTGCATTTTTTGCTAAGGGTCTGGTGTTCAACAAGTTTACCGGAAGCCGCGGAAAGAGCGGGTCAAATGATGCAAACGCAGAATATCTGGCACAGATCCGGCAGGCTATGGATAAAAGAAATGTAGCATACCAGTTTGCGGAGCTTGGAAAGGTTGACGCCGGCGGCGGTGGAACAATTGCTTATATCATGGCAAATTACGGTATGGAAGTGATCGACAGCGGAGTGGCGGTTCTCTGTATGCATGCACCATGGGAGATTACAAGCAAGGCGGATGTGTATGAGGCATACAAAGGATACATGGCATTTATAGAAGAAATGTAA
- the hemC gene encoding hydroxymethylbilane synthase, which yields MKLKVGSRMSRLAIRQAELIIEELQTVNPALECELVTMKTTGDRILNKTLDKIGGKGLFMKELEAALQEGKIDLAVHSLKDMPMEETKEYPILAFSEREDPRDVLVLPKGVEKWDVKKPVGCSSLRRKIQLHAMYPELEITSIRGNVLTRLEKLDKGEFGALVLAAAGLKRLGLENRISRYFEVTEILPSAGQGVLAVQGKKSLKSITDGIDHKESRWISVAERSFVRRLNGGCSSPVAAYGEIRNGICTLRGLYYNEGTGFFKVGQQSLPKEEMADVQNAVRIGMDLAEKLKNEETEK from the coding sequence ATGAAACTTAAGGTAGGAAGCAGAATGAGCCGGCTGGCAATCCGGCAGGCAGAACTTATAATAGAAGAATTACAGACAGTCAATCCGGCGCTGGAATGTGAACTGGTTACGATGAAGACAACAGGGGATCGCATTCTTAATAAGACGCTGGATAAAATCGGAGGGAAAGGTCTTTTTATGAAAGAGCTGGAGGCAGCTCTTCAGGAAGGGAAGATCGATCTTGCAGTACATAGTCTGAAAGATATGCCGATGGAGGAGACAAAAGAGTATCCCATTCTGGCATTTTCTGAGCGTGAAGATCCAAGAGATGTGTTAGTGCTCCCAAAGGGAGTGGAAAAATGGGATGTTAAAAAACCGGTTGGATGTTCCAGTTTGCGAAGGAAAATTCAATTGCATGCTATGTATCCGGAACTGGAAATAACCAGTATACGAGGGAACGTATTGACCCGGTTGGAAAAGTTGGATAAAGGGGAGTTTGGCGCTTTGGTGCTGGCGGCAGCCGGGCTGAAAAGATTAGGCCTGGAAAACCGGATCAGCCGTTACTTTGAGGTGACGGAGATCCTTCCTTCTGCAGGACAGGGAGTTTTGGCCGTGCAGGGGAAAAAGTCCCTGAAATCCATTACAGATGGAATCGATCACAAGGAATCCCGGTGGATTTCTGTGGCGGAGCGGTCCTTTGTGCGGCGGTTGAATGGAGGCTGTTCTTCGCCCGTGGCGGCTTATGGAGAGATCAGGAACGGCATCTGTACTTTGAGGGGTCTTTATTATAATGAAGGAACAGGATTTTTCAAAGTGGGCCAGCAGTCGCTGCCGAAGGAAGAAATGGCTGATGTTCAAAACGCTGTCCGGATAGGGATGGATCTTGCGGAAAAGTTAAAAAATGAGGAGACAGAAAAATGA
- the cobI gene encoding precorrin-2 C(20)-methyltransferase — translation MKGTLYGVGVGPGDPELLTLQAVRIIRESDVIFAPGKVPEETTAYQIAAGAVPELASKETEGLYMPMTKDEEAREKAHEDAAKRILAVLEQGKTAAYLTLGDPCIYSTYLYVHKKVEAAGYPAKLINGIPSFLAVSAALDEGLVEKDQMLHLIPASYPIAEGIALSGTKVLMKAGKEAARVRDYLKENGQKGQAVERCKMDGEKIYRSLDEIPDDLSYYSIMVVKDAGGQ, via the coding sequence ATGAAAGGAACGTTGTATGGAGTAGGCGTCGGCCCTGGGGATCCGGAACTTTTGACCCTTCAAGCTGTCCGTATCATAAGGGAGAGCGATGTGATCTTTGCACCCGGAAAAGTGCCGGAAGAGACAACTGCCTATCAGATCGCGGCAGGAGCGGTACCGGAACTTGCCTCAAAGGAGACGGAAGGGCTTTATATGCCGATGACAAAAGATGAGGAAGCAAGGGAGAAGGCCCATGAAGATGCGGCAAAGAGGATCCTTGCAGTTTTGGAACAGGGAAAGACAGCGGCTTATCTCACGCTGGGAGATCCCTGTATTTATTCCACTTATCTCTATGTCCATAAAAAGGTAGAGGCAGCAGGATATCCGGCAAAACTGATCAATGGGATTCCTTCTTTTCTGGCAGTATCGGCAGCTTTGGATGAGGGGCTTGTGGAAAAGGATCAGATGCTTCATCTCATTCCCGCCTCCTATCCGATTGCAGAAGGAATCGCTCTTTCAGGTACCAAGGTATTAATGAAAGCGGGAAAAGAAGCGGCCAGGGTAAGAGACTACCTGAAGGAGAATGGGCAGAAAGGGCAGGCTGTGGAGCGATGCAAAATGGACGGAGAGAAAATTTACCGTTCTTTGGATGAAATTCCAGATGATTTAAGTTATTATTCTATTATGGTAGTAAAAGATGCAGGAGGACAATAG
- the cbiD gene encoding cobalt-precorrin-5B (C(1))-methyltransferase CbiD, with translation MSRQKKELKKGWTTGTCAQAASRAAAEYLLTGRKREQIKVWIPAGWSLELPVEECGPVRYDDRGNVNSVRCGIRKYSGDDPDITNGVVIYSTVSMEEGDHIIIDGGEGVGRVTKPGLDQPVGSAAINTVPRKMIEKEVREVRDISGYTGGLKVIIEIPGGQELAEKTFNPRIGIEGGLSVLGTSGIVEPMSEQALIDTIEVEIKVKLAAKREIILAAPGNYGLDFLEEKWQIQKEEAVKCSNYVGDTIDLAVKHGAKGLLFISHIGKFVKVAGGIMNTHSRYADCRMEILSAAALRAGLGEAAALSLLGCNTTEDALQMLDGEKREKIIEVLMQKIHTYLNMRSGGEIKTGAIVFSNTFGMLGMTEDALELIEEYKFHCQQRN, from the coding sequence ATGAGCAGGCAGAAAAAGGAGTTAAAAAAAGGCTGGACTACAGGAACCTGCGCACAGGCAGCTTCAAGGGCAGCGGCAGAATATTTGCTTACAGGCAGAAAGAGGGAACAGATCAAAGTATGGATTCCTGCCGGATGGAGCCTGGAACTTCCTGTGGAAGAATGCGGGCCGGTAAGATATGATGACCGGGGAAATGTGAACTCTGTCAGGTGCGGTATCAGAAAGTACAGCGGAGACGACCCGGATATTACGAACGGAGTTGTGATTTACAGTACAGTCTCTATGGAAGAAGGAGATCATATCATCATAGACGGCGGAGAAGGAGTGGGAAGAGTGACAAAGCCCGGTCTGGATCAGCCGGTAGGCAGTGCGGCCATCAACACGGTCCCAAGAAAAATGATAGAAAAAGAAGTCCGGGAAGTGCGGGACATCTCAGGTTATACCGGAGGCCTGAAGGTAATCATTGAGATACCGGGAGGCCAGGAGCTGGCAGAAAAGACCTTTAACCCCCGTATTGGGATAGAAGGAGGGCTGTCTGTGCTTGGAACAAGCGGCATTGTGGAACCTATGAGTGAGCAGGCCCTTATTGACACCATTGAGGTAGAGATAAAAGTAAAGCTTGCCGCAAAAAGAGAGATTATTTTGGCAGCGCCCGGCAATTATGGGCTGGATTTCCTGGAAGAGAAATGGCAGATCCAGAAAGAGGAGGCTGTCAAGTGCAGCAATTATGTGGGAGATACCATAGATCTTGCAGTAAAACATGGCGCAAAGGGGCTGCTTTTTATTTCTCATATCGGTAAATTTGTAAAGGTTGCCGGAGGCATTATGAATACGCATTCCAGATATGCAGACTGCCGGATGGAAATTTTAAGTGCTGCAGCTCTTCGGGCAGGTCTGGGAGAAGCGGCTGCCCTGTCGCTTCTTGGCTGCAACACAACAGAGGATGCACTGCAGATGCTGGATGGAGAAAAAAGGGAGAAGATAATAGAGGTTTTGATGCAGAAGATCCATACGTATCTTAACATGAGGTCCGGCGGAGAGATAAAGACCGGAGCAATCGTATTTTCCAATACCTTCGGGATGCTTGGAATGACGGAGGACGCTTTGGAGCTGATCGAGGAATATAAGTTCCATTGCCAGCAGCGGAATTGA